A stretch of DNA from Mycolicibacterium celeriflavum:
CCACTGCCATGGCGCGTGTGAGCATCATGCAGGCAGCATCACACGTTCGGGGCAGCTAGATCTCCCATCCGGCGAAACTACTTCCTCAGCCCAGGCCGGGGACGATGTCGCCGAGCTTGAAGGTGACGGGATGCTCGAGTTGTTCGTAGGTGCAGGAGCGGGGGTCACGGTCGGGCCGCCATCGGTTGAATTGTGCGGTGTGGCGGAACCTTTCGCCCTCCATGTGGTCATAGCGCACCTCGACAACAAGTTCGGGTCGCAGCGGCACGAACGACAGGTCCTTGCCGGCGTTCCAGCGTGACCCCTCGTTGCGGCGGGGCGTGCGATCGCCGACCATGTGTGCGGCCCAGTTCCATGGGTGCTCGTCGAATGTCGTTACCAGCGGCTGCAACTCGGTGAAGAGTTCGCGACGCCGGGCCATCGGGAAAGCGCCGATGACGCCGACGGATGCGAGCGTCCCGTCGTGCTTGTAGAGCCCGAGCAGCAGCGAACCGATCGCATCCTCGCCGGATTTGTGCACCCGGTAGCCGGCGACCACGCAGTCCGCGGTGCGTTCGTGCTTGATCTTGAACATCACGCGCTTGTCCGGCTGATACGTGAGGTCCAATGGCTTGGCGATGATGCCGTCGAGGCCCGCGCCTTCGAACTCGTCGAACCAGCGGCGTGCGGTGGCCAGGTCGGTGCTCGCCGGCGTGACGTGGAACGACTGGCCGGTGTCGGTGAGCGCGTCGACGAGCGCGGCGCGCCGCTGCGTGAACGGTCGGCCGGTGTAGTCGCTTTCGCCGAGCGCGAGCAGGTCGAACGCGATGAACGATGCCGGGATCTGTTCGGCAAGCATTCGCACCCGGCTGGCGGCGGGATGCAGGCGCAGCTGAAGCGCCTCGAAGTCCAGGCCGTGGTCGGTCGCGATGATGATCTCGCCGTCGATGACGCAGCGATCGGGGAGTTCAGCCTTGGCTGCTTCGACCAGCTCGGGGAAGTACCGGGTCATCGGTCGCTCGTTGCGGCTGCCCAGCTCGACTTCGTCACCGTCGCGAAAGCAGATCGACCGGAAGCCGTCCCACTTCGGTTCGTAGGAAGCGTCGGCTGGAATCGATGTGACCGATTTGGCCAGCATCGGCGACACCGGAGGCATCACGGGCAGGTCCATCGGCCCCATTGTGGCATCAGATCGGCGTTGAGAAGGCACAAAATGCCGCGAAACGTCTTGGCTGTACGGCGTTTTGCGACTGCTCGGAGTGAAACGTCACCAATGAGGATCGGCTCTTTTCCCTCCGCGCAAGTGCCACTTAGGACGGCGGCGCCGAGCCATGTCGATGTCCCGCCGTGGCACCTGCGCTCTTACCCAAGATAATTTAAAGGGCTATAGTCATTTAAATCGGTGAACTGATCGCGGGAGGTGGCGCAGATGGCGCACGAGATCGCCCATCACCGTGTCCTTCCGGCGGCGACGTGATTACGGTCGTCGAACTGACACCGCCCCGGCCATTCCCGCCCCGAGGAGGAGTCAAGGGTTCGTTCGTATACCGGATGGTGACTACCACAGACCCGAAGCTGCTGGGAATCATGTACACCGCCACCTCGGTCGGCTTCTTCTTGGCCGGCGGTTTGATGGCGCTGCTTATGCGCTCGGAGTTGACCGCGCCGGGGTTGCAGTTCCTTTCCAACGAGCAGTACAACCAGCTATTCACCATGCACGGCACGATCATGCTGTTGCTGTATGCGACGCCGGTCGTGTTCGGATTCGCCAATTGCATTCTGCCGCTTCAAATTGGGGCGCCCGACGTGGCGTTCCCGCGGTTGAACGCGCTCAGCTACTGGCTCTATCTGTTCGGCGCACTGATCACTGTAGCTGGTTTCATCACCCCTGGCGGGGCGGCTGACTTCGGGTGGACCGCCTACAGCCCGCTCAGCGACGCTTTGCATTCGCCCGGCGCAGGCGCCGATCTGTGGATCATGGGCCTGGCCATCGCCGGTTTGGGGACCATCCTGGGCGCGGTCAACATGATCACCACCGTGGTTTGCATGCGCGCACCGGGGATGACGATGTTTCGGATGCCGATCTTCACCTGGAACATCCTGGTCACGAGCATCATGATCCTCATCGCATTCCCGCTGTTGACCGCCGCGCTGCTCGGCTTGGCGGTCGACCGGCACCTGGGTGCTCACATATACGACGCGGCCAACGGTGGAGCGATCCTGTGGCAGCACCTGTTCTGGTTCTTCGGCCACCCCGAGGTCTACATCGTCGCGATCCCGTTCTTCGGCATCATCACCGAAATCGTTCCGGTGTTCAGCCGCAAACCGGTCTTCGGCTACACCACCATGGTGTACGCGACCGTGAGCATCGCAGCCCTTTCGACCGCCGTCTGGGCCCACCACATGTTCGCCACCGGTGCCGTACTTCTACCCTTCTTCTCGTTCATGTCGTATCTGATTGCGGTTCCCACCGGGATCAAGTTCTTCAACTGGATCGGCACGATGTGGCACGGGCAGTTGACGTTCGAGACTCCAATGTTGTTCTCGGTCGGCTTCATGCTCACCTTTCTACTGGGGGGACTGTCCGGCGTCATGCTGGCCAGCCCGCCGATCGACTTCCACGTCACCGACACCTACTTCCTGGTCGCGCACTTCCACTACGTGCTGTTCGGCACAATCGTTTTCGCGACCTTCGCCGGCATCTACTTCTGGTTCCCGAAGATGACAGGCCGCCTGCTCGATGAGCGGCTGGGGAAGCTGCACTTCTGGCTGACGTTCATCGGATTCCACACCACCTTCTTGGTGCAGCACTGGCTGGGTAACGAAGGTATGCCGCGTCGCTACGCCGACTATCTGTCCACCGACGGATTCACCACGCTGAACATCGTGTCGACCATCGGGGCGTTCACGCTCGGCGCTTCCATGCTGCCGTTCATCTGGAACGTCTTTAAGAGCTACCGCTATGGCGAGGTCGTCGTCGTCGACGACCCGTGGGGCTACGGCAGCTCCCTGGAATGGGCCACCACCTGTCCACCGCCACGGCACAACTTCATCGAATTACCCAGGATTCGCTCGGAGCGACCGGCTTTCGAATTGCACTATCCGCACATGTCCGATCGGATGCGCGCCGAATCTCACATCGGCCGGAAGTCTCACTCGCCCAGCTAAAGTGCTAATATAAAGGATAAACGTCCTCTAAATAGATGGGTAAGTCCATGGGTACCGAACCTCAACCGGCAACAAATGGGGCAACGGTTGCATCGGCTCTGATTCGGGTGGCTGAACTGGAGCGGTCGGTCAACTTCTACCGCGATGTGTTCTCCTGCAGTGTCGCCATCCACGAGGAAAACACGGCTCTGCTGTTGACGCCGGACGGGTTTCAGATATATCTGCACTCGACGGGCCAACCGCGGCGGCCCCCACTCGCCTCACTCGGAGTTCAGTACCTCATGTGGGCCACCGACAGCGAAGCCGAATTCGAGCGGCTGGCCGGACGTCTGCGGGTCCACGATCAGGACACCTATCAGTACACCGAGAACGAGATGTCGTTCGTTGAGGGCTGTGACCCCGACGGTGGCCGGGTCTTCGTCGCTCATCCCAGTCCGAGCCGGCGTCCGCGACAGCTGATCGCGTCACGGCTGCGGGGGGTCGTCCGCCCACGGTCGGAGCGAACTTTGCAGCGTCTGCGAATCCCGCGCCGCCGCAGAATCGTTGAGACGGCGCCGTCGTCGGTCGGTTCCTGACAGTTCTCTATTCCCTCATGGTCGAGCGTGGGTGCCGGCGAGTGCGAAGAACTCCTGGCGTGATCGAAGATCTTCCCGCAAGGCCCCCAGCAGTGTGGAAGTGATGGTTGCCGATCCGGCGGCGTGAACGCCGCGCAGGGTCATGCAGCTGTGCTCGGCTTCGATGACTACTCCGACACCGCGGGGCTGGAGCTCGTTATCGAGCCAATCGGCGATCTGTTTGGTCAGCCGTTCCTGGCATTGCGGGCGGCAGGCGAAGTGTTCGGCGACGCGGGCCAGCTTTGATAGCCCGATGATGCGTTCGCCCGGTAGATACCCGATGTGCGCTATACCGACAAACGGCAACATGTGGTGCTCGCACACCGATCGCACGGGCAGGTTGCGGGAGATGACGAGTTCGTCGTATCGCTCGTCGTTGGGAAAGGTGGTCAGGTCAAAGCTCCGAGGGGTGAACAGTTCCGCATAGGCGCGCGCCATCCGTCCGGGTGTGCCCGCGAGACTCTCTGAATCAAGTGAAATTCCGAGGGCGCTCAAGAATGCGGTCGCGGCTGCTTCGGCGGCAGCCAGATCCCTCTCGGGAGAGGGATGCACGAGTTGCAGCGCGGCGCTGGAGTGCATGGCGGTTTCCTTCCGCGAGACGCTGCGCCCGGGCGGGGCGTCGCCACTTCGTTGTAGGACCAACTTCGTTGTAGAACCAAACGAAACTAGTTTTAGATTCTGCCGCTCGCACCTATTTGTCAATACTTTTTGGTGTTAGAGTTTGGTTATGACCACGACACGGCTCGAGCGGCTCCTTACCGAGCAGCGGCAAAGCCCGTGGCTCGACAACCTCACCCGTGGATATCTTCGCGACGGCACATTGGCCGACTTCGTCGCTGCCGGGATACGCGGGGTGACGGCCAATCCGACCATCTTGGCGAGAGCCATCCAGGCCTCCGAACTGTATGACGAGCAGTTCTGCGCGCTCGCCGAGGCCGGCTGTTCGGTCGAGGATGCCTATTGGGAACTGGCGGTGCAGGACGTCACCGATGCCCTGGCGGTGTTGCGTCCGACCTACGACAATTCGGTCGGCAGTGATGGTTTCGTGTCGATCGAAGTCGCCCCGGAGTTAGCCCGGGAAACGGTGGCCACGGTCGCCGCCGCCGCCCGACTGCATGAGCGCATCGACCGCCCCAACCTTCTGGTGAAGATCCCTGCCACCGCAGAGGGCATTCCTGCGATCACAGCTTTGATCGGGCGGGGCCTGAGCATAAACGTCACCCTGATCTTCTCCCTGTCTCGCTATGAGCAAGTGATCGAGGCCTATCTGCGGGGCGTGGAAGCGCTTGCCGATCGCGGTGGCGATCTCGCGGCGGTTCGCAGTGTCGCGTCCTTCTTCGTCAGCCGTGTCGACACAGAGGTCGATCACCGACTGGAGGCGTTCGCCGGCGCGGACGCCATGGCATTGCGCGGTAGGGCCGGCATTGCCCAGGCGCGCCTGGCCTACCGGATGTTCCGCGACCGATTCGCCGGCCCGCGATGGGAGAAACTCGCCGCGTCCGGGGCTCACCTGCAACCGCCGCTATGGGCATCGACGTCGACGAAGAACCCCGACTATCCCGACACCCTGTACGTCGACAGCCTCATCGGCCCCGACACGATCAACACGATGGCCGAGACCACCATCGCCGCATTCGAGGACCACGGCACCGTCACGCGGACCCTCGACACCGGTATCGCCGAGGCGACCCGTGTCATGCATGACCTGCGCGTTGTCGGCGTGGACATGGACGACGTCGGGCACTCACTCGAAGACGAAGGTGTCGCAGGCTTCCATCGGTCATTCGCCGATCTTCTAGACACCTTGCGCGACAAAGCACGTCAACTGACGCAGCTTTGATCCGGTGCGCTGCAGCGAGGAGGAGATGAACGTGAGCGCACAGCAGACTTTTATCATCGTGGGCGCCGGACTGGCCGGAGCGAAGGCCGCAGAGGCGCTGCGCACCAATGGTTTCGGTGGAAGGATCGTTCTCATCGGCGAAGAAGACGACCGCCCGTATGACCGACCGCCTCTGTCGAAGGGGTACCTACTGGGCAACACCGAGCGGGAAAAGATCTACATCCATCCCGCGCAGTGGCACACCGAGCACGACGTCGACCTGCGCCTGGGCACCCGTGTTACCGAAATCGACTGCGCTGCGCACGAAGTGAGTACAGCATCCGGAGACAAGCTCGGCTACAACAAGTTGCTGCTGGCCACCGGTTCCTCGCCCCGACGGCTTGATGTGCCCGGTGCAGACCTTGCGGGTGTGCATTATCTGCGCAGAGTCGCCGACAGCGAGGCCTTGCAGGCAGCGTTCGCCTCGGCGCAGCGGGTAGCGATCATCGGCGCCGGGTGGATCGGCCTGGAGACGGCCGCCGCCGCCCGGGCCGCCGGTTGCCACGTGACTCTCATCGAACGGGAACCGCTGCCGTTACTGGGCGTGCTCGGCGCGGAGGTGGCCGAAACGTATGCGGCTCTGCACCGTGCGAACGAAGTCGAGTTGCGGCCGAGTACGGGCGTGGCCGAGATCATCGGCGCGGATACGGTGACCGGCGTGCGCCTGGCCGACGGCGAAGTCGTGCAGGCAGACGCGGTCGTGATCGGCATCGGCATCGCCCCCAATATCGAACTGGCCGCGTCGGCCAGGCTAGCGATCGACAACGGCGTCGTCGTCGACGAACATCTGGCCACCACTGACCCCGACGTATTCGCCGCGGGCGACGTCGCCAACACGTACTACCCGTGGTTGGGCACCCACCTGCGACTCGAGCACTGGTCGGCCGCCCTCAACCAGGGGCCTGTAGCAGCTGCGAACATGATGGGTGCCCACGACTCGTACGACAAGCTGCCCTATTTCTTCTCCGACCAGTACGACAGCGGCATGGAGTATTCGGGCTATGTGCCGCGCAACGGTTACGACTCGGTCGTCTTCCGTGGCGATGTCGCGAGCGGCGAGTTCATCGCCTTCTGGCTGAAGGCCGGAAGGATTCTGGCCGGCATGAACGTCAACACCTGGGACGTTGCCGACGACATCGAGGCGCTGGTGCGCTCCAAAACGCAACCCGACCCATCGAAGTTGGCCGATCCCGGGGTGCCGTTGTCGGATCTAATCGATCAGCGCCTTTCGCGCAGCGCCAAGATGGCAGCCACCGACCCGGCTGGCCGGTAATCAGGTGGACGGTCGTAAAGCCCCCAACCTGGCGAGGCAGAGTTCCGGCTCGACGAACGGATCGAGCCTGGCAGTCAGTCCCTGTTCATGCGCATCGGCTTCTCCGGCAGCGGCCGCGGCGTGGTCGAGCAGTCCCTGCAGCACCCCCAGATGAACCCTGCAACCCACCTCGGGGTGAGCTCGGGCCAAATCCCTTACCGGGCAGGCGTGTAGGCGGATGACGCGCTCCCGGCCCACCATCTGTTCACTGGTCGCAGACAGGGATGCCATCGGTTCGGATTCCGCGGCCAGTTCTGGCTCGAAACCCATGCGGTTGAATATTTCGGTGGCAAGTACCGCTCCTCGGTCCAGCGGGTCATCCACTTCCGATTCATCCGTTTTGTTCTGGGCGGCAGCGACTTCACTCTGAGACGCGGCGACTCGAGCGGCCCAGCGCTGTCCGGCGCGCTGGGCACGCCTCGCGCGGGTCTCCACCGTCTCTCCCAATTCCATCGCGAGGATCTCGGCGAGAGTCCGATAGTCGAGGCGTTCTGCGACGGCACGGTACCCGGTGCGGGGACGACCGACACCGTCCCGGTACATCCGCGTGCGTTCGATCGCTCCAGCCTCGCACAACGCGTTCAGGTGGAACCGCACGGTCGTTACGTGAACCTGCAACTGCGCAGCTAGCTCTGCGGCATCGATCGCGGCGCCATGCTTGCGCACCATTTGAAGCACCCGTTCACGTTGGTGGTTGCGCGGCAAGTGATCTCGCCGCTCCGCCACGGTCGTGGAGACTGTCTCCTCGTCCACCCGGACCCTTACCCTTTCTTATATTTAACGGATATAATTCCTTTATATTATCAGTAGCTTCTCAACGGGGAGGGGTAGAACGAATGACCGTCCGTGGCTTGTCCGCGTCGCCCCGGTCAAAGCAGGACGTGCGCTCGCGCCGAGCGGGAACCGGATATCTCCGCTTGCGGATGAAGCCGGCCCACGATCACGGCGGATTTGTGCAGGGCGCCTGGTGGCCTCGGACCGATCAACTGCACACCGAACTTCCGCATCTGCTTGCAGCCCTTTCGCCGCAGATCGGTCTCGTCGACCGGGTCATATTCGACGGAACCAGTTGGGCGTCAGCGGCGATGCGCATCGAGGTCGAAGACTGCAGCATCAATCTCGAGCGCGCCAGCTCCTCTTCGGCCAACACAGTGTCGATGATCGGCGAGGCCTTTGGTGCACTCGTGCTGCTGGTCGTTCCCCCCTACACAAATCCGGCTCGCGCGTACACGGCGGTGATGACGGCGTCGACGCTCGGCAACGTGTCGACTCCCGACGAATTGCTGGGAATCGGGCCGCAGCACGCGCAGGATCGCCGACTCGCGCTGTTGGCACACCAGCGTTGGGAGTCTGAAGGGGGAGCATTGCGCCACCTGGGCGGTACGCGCAGTGTCGGCATCGGTGGACCGCAGGAGGTGCAGCATGATCAGTGAAGACGAACGCCGTGCGCTGCGCGCGATCGAGCGTCGACTGCGGTGGGAAAACCCGGATTTGGTTCGGCTGTTCAGCTCTGAGAAGCCCCCGCTCACGGTTAACCTCCGTCAACCGGCAAGGGGCAGAGCGTTACTCGCTGCCGCCGCGATCACAGGTCTGCTGCTACTAGGGCCACGCATCTTGACCGAGGCCGAAGTTCGGACCCGGCGGCGAGCGCCGCTGCCGTGCGCCGACATACTCTCGACGCTCCCATCGACCGTCGTGACACCGCCCTGTCGAGCGGCCTGACGTTCCATCAAGACAGCCCGAATCCACCGACGAATACCGACAGCTGGGCCCGGGCGGAAGAGGAGAGAACAATGATGGTCTTCTACGCACTGGCCGCCGCGGTGGGGTTGGGTCTGCTTTTGCTGGCGACCAATCTGCGCATCGTCAAACAATATGAACGAGGTGTTGTCTTCCGATTCGGCCGGGTTCAAACCGACGTGCGCGCACCCGGATTGACGATGCTGATGCCGGTCGCTGACCGCCTCGAAAAGGTCAACATGCAGATCGTCACGATGCCCGTCCCCGCCCAAGACGGCATCACACGCGACAACGTGACGGTGCGAGTGGACGCCGTCATCTACTTCAATGTCGCCGATCCGGTGCGCGTGGCCGTCGACGTACAGGACTACATGTCGGCCATCGGTCAGGTCGCACAGACGTCGCTGCGGTCGATCATCGGCAAGAGTGACCTGGACGATCTGCTGTCTGATCGTGAACACCTCAATCAGGGCTTGGAGTTGATGATCGACAGCCCCGCGCTCCACTGGGGAGTGCACATTGACCGCGTCGAAATCAAGGACGTGGTGCTACCCGATTCGATGAAGCGGTCGATGTCACGCCAAGCGGAAGCCGAGCGTGAGAGACGGGCGCGAATCATCACCGCCGATGGCGAAATGCAGGCATCGGAGAAGCTGGCCCAGGCAGCGGAGGTGATGGCCGAGCACCCGGCCGCTCTGCAGCTGCGGCTGTTGCAAACCGTCGTCGAGGTGGCCGCCGAGAAGAACTCCACGCTGGTGCTGCCCTTTCCCGTCGAACTGCTGCGGTTCTTGGAAAAGGCGACCCCGCAACTTGGGGCCCAAGATGCGGTACGCGCTACACCCGCGGCGCGACCCAACGGTGGAGCGCCGCACGTGGACATCCAGCCGGTCGCCAACGACACACGCGGTCTGCCACTCGAGAGCGTCGCGGGTCAGCCCGTCCGGCTCAACCAATAGCTTCCGGATCACACAGGAAGTCCCGATCTACAGAGCGACCTCATCGTGTCGGGGCGTCCGCCGCAGCAGACTGTGCGCCCTTGTCGCCGGCCGCAGCGAGCGCTCGCCGGACCATGGCCTTACGCTCCTCGATGGCGCGGCCAATATCCTGCAACAGCAGCGGCTTTCGACGCGCGAGTGCCTCGATGTGTTCGCGTTCCACCTCTACGGCGGTGACTTCCTCGAGCGCTCTGGCGGTGGCGAGCACCGGCTCGCGAGTCAGCATCGTCTGGCCAAGGTAGTCGCCCCGATCCAGGGTGCGAACTCCGACAGTCGCGTTGTCGTCGGTGGTTGCGGTAAGGCGTACGCGGCCGCTCACCACAAACGTCATATGTCTGGGCACCTCGCCGGGGAACTGCAGGGTTTCATCGGTCCCGTACCGCACGATGCGCATGAACGGGAGCAGCAGCTGCTGGTCGGTGCGCCCGATCCGCAACGCCTGCCCCAGCACGGTCAATGCATCCTCCTGCAGCTCCTGGTCGGGGTATCCGTCGTCCGCGTCATCGAGGTGCAGCTCGGCTCGCCGGGCCGCGTACCACAGCCAGCGCAGATAGGTCGACCGCGCTGCGACGTCGTTGCCCGCGCTGCGCAACGGAATCGTCGTCGTGTACTCGCCGCCCGCGCCCTTGGTGACTTCGGGCACCGCGCCGGGTCGCAGTTGCGGGAGCAGTTCAGCCACCCGCGCCAACACCGCGCATACCTGGTCGGGGGAGTCGTTCGGGGAAAAGACGGTGACCACTTCCGTCGAGCGACCGTCGCGCGGCAGGCTCAGGTTGATGAACCATTCCGTCGCGAGTAGCGAGTTGGGAAGTACGTATACGCCATTGCCGGACTCGAGATGGGTTGCCCGCCAGTTGACTTCGACCACCCGGCCGCCCGGAAGCCACCGGGTGGCCACCAGGTCGCCCAGTTGAAACGGCTGCTCGAACAGCACCAGCAGCCCGGCGATGATCTGGCCGACGGAGTTCTGCAGAACCAAACCCAAGACGATGGATCCGACGCCGAGCGCAGCGAACAGCCCGCCGACGTTGGCGCCCCAGATCCAGGCGAAGATGAGCGCGATGCCGAGCGCGATCACCACGAAGCGGGCGACCTCGAGGAAGATCGACGGCACCCGCTGGCGCCAGCTTCCTTCCGGCGCGCCTTGGAACACGGTGGCGTTGAGCCCGGAGAGCAACAGCACCAGTACGACGAACCCGAGCCCTGTCGCGACGATCCGCACGGTGGTGGCCTCGGTCGCCACCTCGGTTGCCTTGACCAGAAGTAACAGCAACGCACCCAGCGGCAGTACGTAGTTGCGGATCAGGTTCACCGGCCGGGCGAGATAACTTCGCCGGCGAGCCAGCGCGTTGTGGAGTTCGGTGAGGCATACCAAGGCCAGCGGCAATCCGACCGCGATGACGACGGCCCACCAGAACCACGGCGCCGAGAACACGCCGTCCATCACTGTCGCTCCGAAAGTCGCCAGACATGCTCGCTGCGACCGTCCACCTTGATTTCACCCGCGGCGGTGAACTGTGTCGAGTCCCGCATCGTCTCGAACACCTGGGTCGTGACGTACACGCCTGGTTGTGAGAAGCCGCTCTGCACCTGGTAAGCGAGGTTGACCGCAGCGCCCCACATGTCGTAAGCGAGGCTGGTTCGACCCACCAGCCCGCTGGTCACTGTGCCCGCATCTATGCCCGCACGCAGCTGGAGGCGATTACCAGTCTCGAGGTTGAACCGATCGATGATGTGCTGCAGCTCAACGGCGAACTCAACCGTTCGCCGGACGTTGTCCAGGCGCGGCACGTTGAGTCCGCAGCTGGCCAGGTAGCCGTTGTGCAGCGTGCGGACCTTCTCCACGCCGAGGTTCTCGGCCGCCGCGTCGAACTCCCGCACCAGCCGATTGACGATGGACAGAGCTTCCTCGGACGTCAGATCCTTTGTGAGTACATCCAAGCCGACGATGTCGGCGAAGATCACCGTGACGTCCCGGTGGTCCAGGGCGATCGTCTCCTCACCCTCGCGGTAGCGTTCCACCACCTTCTCGGGCATCAGTGACAGCAGTAGCCGGTCGTTCTCGCGCCGCTGCTCGGTCAGCAGGTCCTCCTTGATCCGCAAGTTGCGGCTCATCTCGTTGAAGGCATGCGTGAGATCGCCGAATTCGTCGCGCGAGATGACGGGCAGGGCGACGTCGTAGTCGCCTGCACTGATCCGCCGCGCGCCGCCCTCGAGTCGGCGTATGGGACCCACGAAAATCCGTGCCAGCAGCATCGCGGCGATACAGACCACAAATATGATCACCGCGGTCGACAACACCAGTGTCCGAGTGAACGCCGCAACCGGGACGAAGGCCTCCTCGGTGTCGATCTTGGCCACGATGGACCAATCGAGCCCCGGCAAGTCGACCGGTGCGTAAGCCTGCAGGGTCTCGCTACCCGTGTAGTCGGTGTCGATCAGCGTCCCGTGTTGACCCTGCAGGGCGCG
This window harbors:
- a CDS encoding ATP-dependent DNA ligase, encoding MDLPVMPPVSPMLAKSVTSIPADASYEPKWDGFRSICFRDGDEVELGSRNERPMTRYFPELVEAAKAELPDRCVIDGEIIIATDHGLDFEALQLRLHPAASRVRMLAEQIPASFIAFDLLALGESDYTGRPFTQRRAALVDALTDTGQSFHVTPASTDLATARRWFDEFEGAGLDGIIAKPLDLTYQPDKRVMFKIKHERTADCVVAGYRVHKSGEDAIGSLLLGLYKHDGTLASVGVIGAFPMARRRELFTELQPLVTTFDEHPWNWAAHMVGDRTPRRNEGSRWNAGKDLSFVPLRPELVVEVRYDHMEGERFRHTAQFNRWRPDRDPRSCTYEQLEHPVTFKLGDIVPGLG
- the ctaD gene encoding aa3-type cytochrome oxidase subunit I; protein product: MITVVELTPPRPFPPRGGVKGSFVYRMVTTTDPKLLGIMYTATSVGFFLAGGLMALLMRSELTAPGLQFLSNEQYNQLFTMHGTIMLLLYATPVVFGFANCILPLQIGAPDVAFPRLNALSYWLYLFGALITVAGFITPGGAADFGWTAYSPLSDALHSPGAGADLWIMGLAIAGLGTILGAVNMITTVVCMRAPGMTMFRMPIFTWNILVTSIMILIAFPLLTAALLGLAVDRHLGAHIYDAANGGAILWQHLFWFFGHPEVYIVAIPFFGIITEIVPVFSRKPVFGYTTMVYATVSIAALSTAVWAHHMFATGAVLLPFFSFMSYLIAVPTGIKFFNWIGTMWHGQLTFETPMLFSVGFMLTFLLGGLSGVMLASPPIDFHVTDTYFLVAHFHYVLFGTIVFATFAGIYFWFPKMTGRLLDERLGKLHFWLTFIGFHTTFLVQHWLGNEGMPRRYADYLSTDGFTTLNIVSTIGAFTLGASMLPFIWNVFKSYRYGEVVVVDDPWGYGSSLEWATTCPPPRHNFIELPRIRSERPAFELHYPHMSDRMRAESHIGRKSHSPS
- a CDS encoding VOC family protein, producing the protein MAELERSVNFYRDVFSCSVAIHEENTALLLTPDGFQIYLHSTGQPRRPPLASLGVQYLMWATDSEAEFERLAGRLRVHDQDTYQYTENEMSFVEGCDPDGGRVFVAHPSPSRRPRQLIASRLRGVVRPRSERTLQRLRIPRRRRIVETAPSSVGS
- the folE gene encoding GTP cyclohydrolase I, whose protein sequence is MHSSAALQLVHPSPERDLAAAEAAATAFLSALGISLDSESLAGTPGRMARAYAELFTPRSFDLTTFPNDERYDELVISRNLPVRSVCEHHMLPFVGIAHIGYLPGERIIGLSKLARVAEHFACRPQCQERLTKQIADWLDNELQPRGVGVVIEAEHSCMTLRGVHAAGSATITSTLLGALREDLRSRQEFFALAGTHARP
- the tal gene encoding transaldolase, whose product is MTTTRLERLLTEQRQSPWLDNLTRGYLRDGTLADFVAAGIRGVTANPTILARAIQASELYDEQFCALAEAGCSVEDAYWELAVQDVTDALAVLRPTYDNSVGSDGFVSIEVAPELARETVATVAAAARLHERIDRPNLLVKIPATAEGIPAITALIGRGLSINVTLIFSLSRYEQVIEAYLRGVEALADRGGDLAAVRSVASFFVSRVDTEVDHRLEAFAGADAMALRGRAGIAQARLAYRMFRDRFAGPRWEKLAASGAHLQPPLWASTSTKNPDYPDTLYVDSLIGPDTINTMAETTIAAFEDHGTVTRTLDTGIAEATRVMHDLRVVGVDMDDVGHSLEDEGVAGFHRSFADLLDTLRDKARQLTQL
- a CDS encoding NAD(P)/FAD-dependent oxidoreductase, which gives rise to MSAQQTFIIVGAGLAGAKAAEALRTNGFGGRIVLIGEEDDRPYDRPPLSKGYLLGNTEREKIYIHPAQWHTEHDVDLRLGTRVTEIDCAAHEVSTASGDKLGYNKLLLATGSSPRRLDVPGADLAGVHYLRRVADSEALQAAFASAQRVAIIGAGWIGLETAAAARAAGCHVTLIEREPLPLLGVLGAEVAETYAALHRANEVELRPSTGVAEIIGADTVTGVRLADGEVVQADAVVIGIGIAPNIELAASARLAIDNGVVVDEHLATTDPDVFAAGDVANTYYPWLGTHLRLEHWSAALNQGPVAAANMMGAHDSYDKLPYFFSDQYDSGMEYSGYVPRNGYDSVVFRGDVASGEFIAFWLKAGRILAGMNVNTWDVADDIEALVRSKTQPDPSKLADPGVPLSDLIDQRLSRSAKMAATDPAGR
- a CDS encoding helix-turn-helix transcriptional regulator; translation: MVRKHGAAIDAAELAAQLQVHVTTVRFHLNALCEAGAIERTRMYRDGVGRPRTGYRAVAERLDYRTLAEILAMELGETVETRARRAQRAGQRWAARVAASQSEVAAAQNKTDESEVDDPLDRGAVLATEIFNRMGFEPELAAESEPMASLSATSEQMVGRERVIRLHACPVRDLARAHPEVGCRVHLGVLQGLLDHAAAAAGEADAHEQGLTARLDPFVEPELCLARLGALRPST
- a CDS encoding DUF5994 family protein — its product is MKPAHDHGGFVQGAWWPRTDQLHTELPHLLAALSPQIGLVDRVIFDGTSWASAAMRIEVEDCSINLERASSSSANTVSMIGEAFGALVLLVVPPYTNPARAYTAVMTASTLGNVSTPDELLGIGPQHAQDRRLALLAHQRWESEGGALRHLGGTRSVGIGGPQEVQHDQ
- a CDS encoding DUF3040 domain-containing protein, whose protein sequence is MISEDERRALRAIERRLRWENPDLVRLFSSEKPPLTVNLRQPARGRALLAAAAITGLLLLGPRILTEAEVRTRRRAPLPCADILSTLPSTVVTPPCRAA
- a CDS encoding SPFH domain-containing protein; this encodes MVFYALAAAVGLGLLLLATNLRIVKQYERGVVFRFGRVQTDVRAPGLTMLMPVADRLEKVNMQIVTMPVPAQDGITRDNVTVRVDAVIYFNVADPVRVAVDVQDYMSAIGQVAQTSLRSIIGKSDLDDLLSDREHLNQGLELMIDSPALHWGVHIDRVEIKDVVLPDSMKRSMSRQAEAERERRARIITADGEMQASEKLAQAAEVMAEHPAALQLRLLQTVVEVAAEKNSTLVLPFPVELLRFLEKATPQLGAQDAVRATPAARPNGGAPHVDIQPVANDTRGLPLESVAGQPVRLNQ